In Rheinheimera sp. MM224, one DNA window encodes the following:
- the sbcB gene encoding exodeoxyribonuclease I, translated as MSQPSTPLAPPQASFYFYDYETWGADPKKDRPAQFGGIRTDLDLNPIGEPDMWYCQLANDYLPHPVAALITGLTPQLCNQKGLPETEFCRRILEKFSQPNTCVLGYNSLRFDDEVTRYSLYRNFYEPYGREWQQGNSRWDLIDIVRACYALRPEGIVWPEKADGSPSFKLEDLTKANGLSHQRAHDALSDVYATIAIAKLVKEKQPKLFQYLLDLRKKTEVSKLFDLVNLTPLVHVSGRFPAIQGCVSWIVPLAPHPTNKNAVICYNLQADPTPLLELDLACLQQLLYTKTADLDEDQERLGLKLIHINKCPVLSPAKTLSEQRAADLGIDRAACLKHLDWLRQNRSAIQPKVMELYQLPTDYSVETNPDYQLYNGFVSNEDKQRMEQLHLMSADQLASNPVLFSEDRLNQLLFLYRARNYPQSLTDQEQQRWQRYRSDKLTHGLDKPNLTFEEFGLALENLAHEAGDDVKKMNILKALFQYAQSL; from the coding sequence TTGAGCCAACCATCGACACCACTGGCACCACCACAGGCCAGCTTTTATTTCTACGACTATGAGACCTGGGGCGCGGATCCAAAAAAAGACCGTCCGGCGCAGTTTGGTGGTATTCGCACAGATTTAGATTTAAACCCTATTGGCGAACCCGATATGTGGTATTGCCAGTTGGCGAACGATTATTTGCCTCATCCGGTCGCTGCGCTGATCACTGGCCTGACGCCACAGCTCTGTAATCAAAAAGGTTTGCCTGAAACCGAATTTTGCCGTCGTATTCTGGAGAAATTCAGCCAGCCGAATACCTGTGTGCTTGGGTACAACAGCTTACGTTTTGATGATGAAGTCACGCGTTACAGCCTGTACCGTAACTTCTACGAGCCTTATGGCCGCGAATGGCAACAAGGCAACAGCAGGTGGGATTTAATCGACATAGTGCGTGCTTGTTATGCGCTGCGCCCTGAAGGCATTGTCTGGCCAGAAAAAGCCGATGGCAGCCCAAGCTTTAAATTAGAAGATTTAACCAAAGCCAATGGTTTATCACACCAACGTGCACACGACGCTTTGTCTGATGTATACGCCACTATCGCCATTGCCAAACTAGTGAAAGAAAAACAGCCGAAGTTGTTTCAGTACCTGCTGGATTTACGTAAAAAAACTGAAGTCAGTAAGTTATTTGATTTAGTCAATTTAACACCGCTTGTGCATGTGTCGGGCCGTTTCCCTGCTATTCAGGGCTGTGTGAGCTGGATAGTGCCTTTAGCGCCGCATCCAACCAATAAAAACGCCGTGATTTGCTACAACCTGCAAGCCGATCCAACACCTTTGCTGGAGCTGGATTTAGCTTGCTTGCAGCAACTTTTATATACCAAAACCGCAGATTTGGACGAAGACCAGGAAAGGCTTGGCTTAAAGCTTATTCATATTAATAAGTGCCCTGTGTTGTCCCCTGCTAAAACCTTATCAGAGCAACGCGCTGCCGATTTGGGCATAGACAGAGCAGCTTGCCTGAAGCATCTGGACTGGCTGCGGCAAAACCGCTCTGCTATTCAGCCTAAGGTGATGGAGCTGTATCAGTTGCCGACAGACTACAGTGTAGAAACCAATCCGGATTATCAGCTATATAACGGTTTTGTCTCCAACGAAGATAAACAGCGGATGGAACAGCTGCATTTGATGAGCGCCGACCAACTGGCGTCCAACCCTGTGCTTTTTAGCGAAGACAGATTAAATCAGCTGCTGTTTTTATACCGTGCCCGCAACTACCCACAAAGCCTGACCGATCAGGAGCAACAACGCTGGCAAAGGTATCGCAGCGACAAGCTAACGCATGGCCTGGATAAACCTAATTTAACTTTTGAAGAATTTGGGTTGGCGCTGGAAAACCTGGCGCATGAAGCAGGCGATGATGTGAAAAAAATGAATATCCTCAAGGCGTTGTTTCAATACGCCCAAAGTTTGTAA
- a CDS encoding lipocalin family protein encodes MVKSSSICLMFALTFSCFAAELPIAPILGTWTYVVKGADFKETKTCTFSQDGHFKCLIDDFGFSSSFGDGHRHQTKGLWSVSNNTLSITEIALDQKTELQYQISTVNKDTLILLSAENVNQVWRRIENKH; translated from the coding sequence GTGGTTAAAAGTAGCTCTATATGTCTTATGTTTGCACTGACATTTTCATGCTTTGCTGCCGAATTGCCGATAGCGCCGATACTTGGTACGTGGACGTACGTTGTTAAAGGTGCTGATTTCAAAGAGACTAAAACTTGCACATTTTCTCAAGATGGTCATTTTAAGTGTTTGATTGATGATTTTGGTTTTTCTAGCAGTTTTGGTGATGGTCATAGGCATCAAACCAAAGGTCTTTGGTCAGTTTCAAACAATACGCTTTCGATTACCGAAATAGCTCTTGATCAAAAAACAGAGCTGCAATATCAAATATCAACTGTAAATAAGGATACTTTGATTTTACTATCGGCGGAAAACGTAAATCAGGTATGGCGTCGCATTGAAAACAAGCACTAA
- a CDS encoding alpha/beta hydrolase, with amino-acid sequence MRKGQVAVFYIVFFIASLFSQQVFALNEVKLHQDIEWVKVKGFSLTTDIYSPEKAVKPLPVLVIFHGGGWLVNNKSIMNDMALYMANHANLVVVNMNYRLLGDNNNSTTVNEIVEDALGAVLWVKDHIQNYGGDPAKIAVTGDSAGGHLASMVMLAGRSLDSKGFTPQSQNFTPSYLPKGKTAEQVAAADGAKVQAVILSYTAFDLLQSAKGGFETAQNPFWKWGNASPRGLFGDGISVDSHEQYYKAVSPLYLLPEAGYKLPPQFVLVGSKDGLTTPEVASSYVSLLKAAGQQVEFKIYEGKGHGFLDSGCNDYTKGCFKDLATPTLDDMIKFLDSVFH; translated from the coding sequence ATGCGCAAGGGGCAAGTTGCTGTTTTTTATATCGTCTTTTTTATCGCTTCACTTTTTAGCCAGCAGGTTTTCGCGCTAAATGAGGTGAAACTACATCAAGATATTGAGTGGGTGAAGGTAAAAGGCTTTTCGCTGACGACTGATATCTACAGCCCGGAAAAAGCGGTTAAGCCATTGCCTGTGCTGGTGATTTTTCATGGCGGCGGCTGGCTGGTGAATAACAAATCCATAATGAACGATATGGCGCTCTATATGGCAAACCACGCCAACCTGGTGGTGGTCAATATGAACTACCGGCTGCTTGGCGATAATAACAACAGCACCACAGTCAACGAGATAGTGGAAGATGCTTTGGGTGCTGTGCTTTGGGTGAAAGACCATATTCAAAACTACGGCGGCGACCCGGCTAAAATTGCTGTGACTGGCGATAGTGCCGGTGGTCATTTAGCGTCTATGGTGATGCTGGCTGGCCGTTCTTTGGATTCAAAAGGTTTTACGCCACAAAGCCAGAATTTCACCCCAAGCTATCTGCCAAAAGGCAAAACGGCCGAACAAGTTGCAGCTGCAGATGGTGCCAAAGTGCAGGCGGTGATCCTGAGTTATACCGCCTTTGATTTACTGCAAAGCGCAAAAGGTGGCTTTGAGACTGCACAAAACCCGTTCTGGAAATGGGGTAATGCTAGTCCACGCGGCTTGTTTGGCGACGGTATTAGTGTTGATAGCCATGAACAGTATTACAAAGCTGTATCGCCTCTGTATTTATTGCCGGAAGCTGGTTACAAGCTGCCTCCTCAGTTTGTACTGGTGGGCAGTAAAGACGGCCTGACCACACCTGAAGTCGCAAGTAGTTATGTCAGTTTGCTCAAAGCTGCAGGACAACAGGTGGAGTTCAAAATATACGAAGGCAAAGGCCACGGTTTTCTCGATAGCGGCTGTAACGACTATACCAAAGGCTGCTTTAAAGACTTAGCCACGCCCACTTTGGATGACATGATTAAGTTTCTTGATTCTGTCTTTCACTAA
- a CDS encoding redoxin family protein produces MLKLVRFIAPVLAALAFSGWAQSDYKNLPDDKKLPDYKTVQLQQFPTLQPFTLASLDQTKPTYIKFWASWCQPCMEQMPHFEKLYQQYGDKVNFVAVNININEKRQEISKLQQRFKLSMPIYLDQQGQLALAMGLVGTPYSVLLNQKGEKLYSSHESDAALDGFISRLAQGQQLPAETATSDMTAAAQQKLLAKYQTGEQLVFFTATWCDWYLAESRPEMAKQCKDAQAGLNQLAALLPQKNWSGVVNHLWTDDKALAEFNTLYQMKVPFQIDSYGVLFQHFNVRSIPVLLKIKDGKKVAEISDFSNPQQIAKQLQ; encoded by the coding sequence ATGCTTAAATTAGTCCGTTTCATCGCGCCTGTATTGGCTGCTCTGGCTTTTTCCGGTTGGGCCCAGTCCGACTATAAAAATTTACCTGACGATAAAAAGTTGCCTGATTATAAAACCGTGCAATTGCAGCAATTTCCAACCCTTCAACCTTTTACTTTAGCTAGTCTCGACCAGACTAAACCCACTTATATCAAATTCTGGGCCAGCTGGTGTCAGCCTTGTATGGAGCAAATGCCACATTTTGAAAAGCTGTATCAGCAGTATGGCGACAAAGTGAATTTTGTTGCGGTAAATATCAATATCAACGAAAAACGTCAGGAAATCAGCAAGCTGCAGCAGCGCTTTAAGCTGAGTATGCCGATTTATCTGGATCAGCAAGGTCAGTTGGCGTTGGCCATGGGCTTAGTGGGCACACCTTATTCGGTGCTGTTAAATCAGAAGGGCGAAAAGCTATACAGCTCACATGAGTCGGATGCAGCGTTGGATGGTTTTATCAGCCGGTTGGCGCAAGGTCAGCAGTTGCCAGCAGAAACTGCCACATCGGATATGACTGCAGCAGCCCAACAAAAGCTGTTAGCTAAGTATCAGACCGGTGAGCAGCTGGTGTTTTTTACCGCCACCTGGTGCGACTGGTATTTGGCTGAATCCCGACCAGAGATGGCAAAACAATGTAAGGATGCTCAGGCAGGCTTAAATCAGTTGGCGGCTTTGTTGCCACAAAAAAACTGGAGTGGGGTGGTGAACCATTTGTGGACTGACGATAAAGCTCTGGCTGAATTCAACACCTTGTATCAGATGAAAGTACCCTTTCAGATCGACAGCTATGGTGTGTTATTTCAGCACTTTAATGTTCGTAGTATTCCGGTGCTGCTGAAAATAAAAGATGGCAAAAAGGTGGCTGAGATCAGCGATTTCTCAAATCCACAGCAGATAGCAAAGCAGCTGCAGTAA
- a CDS encoding DUF1080 domain-containing protein, which produces MILSIKNKTLAAITLLSVISLPIFADDNQLTAQEKADGWQLLFNGKDMSQWRTFKQPTVNEKWQIEDNAIALTAGGGGDLISKESYKNFELTLDWKIAEVGNSGILILADEKGKYIYSHAPEIQILDNERHPDNKLDTHLSGSLYDMIASPVASHKKAGEWNSTKIRLENSALTIWQNDVQTAKVTIGSDEWKSLIAKSKFADWAGFAAAKEGHIGLQDHGDKVWFKNIKIKELN; this is translated from the coding sequence TTGATTTTATCGATAAAAAATAAAACCTTAGCAGCAATTACTCTACTTTCGGTGATTAGCCTGCCGATCTTTGCAGATGACAATCAACTGACAGCACAGGAAAAAGCAGACGGCTGGCAGTTGTTGTTTAACGGCAAAGATATGTCGCAGTGGCGTACTTTTAAACAGCCTACTGTCAATGAGAAATGGCAAATTGAAGATAACGCTATAGCTCTGACTGCAGGCGGTGGTGGCGACTTAATCAGTAAAGAGAGTTACAAAAACTTTGAGCTGACGCTCGACTGGAAAATTGCCGAAGTAGGCAACAGTGGCATTCTGATTCTGGCTGATGAAAAAGGTAAATACATATACTCCCACGCGCCGGAAATTCAAATTCTGGATAACGAGCGCCACCCGGACAACAAGCTCGACACTCACCTTTCAGGTTCGTTATACGACATGATTGCCTCTCCTGTCGCTTCCCACAAAAAAGCCGGTGAATGGAACAGCACTAAAATTCGCTTAGAAAACTCTGCTTTAACCATTTGGCAAAATGACGTGCAAACGGCAAAAGTGACCATTGGCAGCGATGAATGGAAAAGCTTAATTGCCAAAAGTAAGTTCGCCGACTGGGCAGGTTTTGCCGCGGCCAAAGAAGGTCATATAGGTTTACAGGATCATGGCGATAAGGTCTGGTTCAAAAATATCAAAATTAAAGAGCTGAACTAA
- a CDS encoding GMC family oxidoreductase gives MKDFDFEVLVVGSGAGGSMAAYELTKAGHKVLMLEAGRDYDPKTETPMFKRNGEAPLMGAGNSDKDFGFYDATVDGGWSVPNEPYTAADGSEFLWWRARMLGGRTNHWGRYSLRFSEHDFKGKSRDGLGADWPFDYEDIAPWYDKTEALVGVCGTNTGLDDMPPSPDGVLQPPPKPRITELLIAAAAKKLGIPLAPMHRAVLTRPLDNRAACFYATPCGHGCSIGAAFQTTTSLIPMAKATGNLQVITDAMVKSVDTDENGKVTGISYVDKKTSTVHQLKAKVVILAASACESARLLLNSKSTRFPNGLANTSGQVGKNLMDSTGANISALVPALQGRPIYNEDGHTANHLFIPWWGHKAQERKELNFPRGYHFEIGARFNEPGAGLQGNFQGYGADLKRQVKQNYGAYVGFALRGEMVPNEHCYMDIDPEVKDKWGIPVARFHWKWSEHELKQIEHGLKTAKAIFTEMGATVGELPTPEQAILKGGEIIHEVGTTRMGASPKDSVTNQWGQSWDCPNLFVMDAGVFASNPHKNCTLTIMTLAMRNSSWLSAQLKQGAI, from the coding sequence ATGAAAGATTTTGACTTTGAAGTGCTGGTGGTTGGGTCCGGCGCTGGTGGTTCTATGGCGGCATATGAGCTGACGAAAGCAGGACATAAAGTTCTGATGCTCGAAGCAGGTCGGGACTATGACCCAAAAACTGAAACCCCTATGTTTAAACGCAACGGCGAAGCGCCGTTGATGGGTGCTGGTAACTCAGATAAAGACTTCGGTTTTTATGACGCGACTGTAGATGGTGGCTGGAGTGTCCCTAACGAGCCTTATACAGCAGCTGATGGCTCTGAGTTTTTATGGTGGCGTGCCCGTATGTTAGGTGGCCGCACCAATCACTGGGGCCGTTATTCATTGCGTTTCAGTGAACATGATTTTAAAGGTAAAAGCCGTGACGGCTTAGGTGCTGACTGGCCATTTGACTATGAAGATATCGCGCCCTGGTACGATAAAACCGAAGCTTTAGTGGGCGTCTGTGGCACCAATACCGGCTTGGATGATATGCCTCCTTCACCAGATGGTGTGTTGCAACCGCCACCTAAGCCACGAATCACTGAGCTTTTAATAGCTGCTGCTGCCAAAAAACTCGGTATTCCACTAGCTCCTATGCACCGCGCAGTATTAACACGGCCTTTGGATAACAGAGCCGCCTGTTTTTATGCCACCCCTTGTGGTCATGGCTGCTCTATTGGTGCAGCTTTTCAAACCACCACTTCGCTTATTCCTATGGCCAAAGCCACAGGAAATTTACAGGTGATCACTGACGCTATGGTGAAATCTGTCGATACCGACGAAAACGGCAAAGTGACAGGTATCAGTTATGTGGATAAAAAAACCTCTACTGTGCACCAACTTAAGGCCAAAGTGGTGATCCTGGCAGCAAGCGCCTGCGAATCCGCCCGCTTATTGTTAAATTCCAAATCGACACGTTTTCCAAATGGCCTTGCCAACACCAGCGGTCAGGTTGGTAAAAACCTGATGGACTCCACAGGCGCCAATATCAGTGCTCTGGTGCCGGCTTTACAGGGTCGTCCTATTTATAACGAAGATGGTCATACCGCCAATCATTTGTTTATTCCATGGTGGGGCCACAAAGCACAAGAACGTAAAGAGCTGAATTTCCCCCGAGGTTATCACTTTGAAATTGGTGCGCGCTTTAATGAGCCAGGTGCTGGCCTGCAAGGTAACTTTCAGGGTTATGGTGCAGATTTAAAACGTCAGGTGAAACAGAATTACGGTGCTTATGTTGGTTTTGCCCTGCGTGGTGAAATGGTGCCTAACGAGCATTGTTATATGGATATAGATCCTGAAGTCAAAGACAAATGGGGTATTCCTGTCGCGCGTTTTCACTGGAAATGGTCGGAGCATGAGCTGAAACAGATAGAACATGGCCTGAAAACCGCTAAAGCTATTTTTACTGAAATGGGCGCTACTGTGGGTGAATTACCCACTCCAGAGCAGGCCATTTTAAAAGGCGGCGAAATTATCCATGAAGTGGGCACCACTCGTATGGGCGCATCGCCAAAAGACTCAGTCACTAACCAATGGGGTCAAAGCTGGGACTGCCCTAACCTCTTTGTGATGGATGCCGGCGTCTTTGCATCTAACCCACATAAAAACTGTACTCTGACCATTATGACGCTGGCCATGCGTAACTCGTCCTGGCTTTCAGCGCAGTTAAAACAAGGAGCGATCTGA
- a CDS encoding gluconate 2-dehydrogenase subunit 3 family protein, which translates to MAKDQNNTADQQEMQYKSGMTRRDSLKLMMALAASTLLPAVLAGCDSAPVNTTDAGAGAAKASTEHWPDLKLSPITATGYGKDPNLILPPESPWPLTLTQAQLTLVAVLSDILVPREGSVPSASEVHVPAVVDEWVSAPYERQQQDRLTILSTLAWIDDEAQMRFSKTFVLLNKTQQKAIMDDIAFDTAETPVQFKRIATAFGRFRGLVLAAFFCTPEGIKDIGYVGNVPIGGDYPGPTKEAYAHLDKVLADLGLTEYAYPIQA; encoded by the coding sequence ATGGCAAAGGATCAAAACAACACAGCGGATCAGCAAGAGATGCAGTACAAATCCGGCATGACCAGACGGGATTCGTTAAAACTGATGATGGCATTAGCGGCCAGCACGCTGTTACCTGCAGTCTTGGCAGGCTGCGATAGTGCCCCGGTCAATACAACTGATGCAGGAGCAGGTGCGGCAAAAGCCAGTACTGAACATTGGCCTGATCTGAAGTTATCTCCCATCACAGCGACTGGTTATGGCAAAGATCCAAACTTAATTCTGCCACCAGAATCGCCATGGCCTTTGACCTTAACTCAGGCTCAGCTGACTTTAGTGGCCGTGCTTTCGGATATTCTGGTGCCCCGTGAAGGCAGTGTACCTAGTGCTTCTGAAGTGCATGTGCCAGCAGTGGTCGATGAATGGGTCAGTGCGCCTTACGAGCGTCAACAACAAGACAGACTGACTATTTTGTCGACTCTGGCCTGGATAGACGACGAAGCGCAGATGCGTTTTAGCAAAACTTTTGTATTGCTTAATAAAACGCAGCAAAAAGCTATTATGGATGATATAGCTTTTGATACAGCCGAAACTCCGGTTCAGTTTAAGCGCATAGCCACAGCCTTTGGTCGCTTCCGCGGTTTGGTGCTGGCTGCGTTTTTCTGTACACCGGAAGGAATAAAAGACATAGGTTATGTGGGTAATGTGCCCATAGGCGGCGATTATCCTGGCCCGACAAAAGAAGCTTATGCTCATTTAGATAAGGTATTAGCGGATTTAGGTTTAACAGAATACGCCTATCCTATTCAGGCTTGA
- a CDS encoding DUF1801 domain-containing protein, with amino-acid sequence MMHPDICRYNQAQAEEDQLICQLLAEQIDAALPEAENKIWHAHPVWFLDGNPVVGYSKLKGGIRLLFWSGQSFDEAELKPEGSFKAAEKRYNHSSQINTADVQRWLAKARDIQWDYKNLVRRKGQLERLK; translated from the coding sequence ATGATGCATCCGGATATTTGTCGCTACAATCAGGCTCAGGCCGAAGAAGATCAACTGATTTGCCAACTGTTGGCAGAGCAGATTGATGCGGCTTTGCCTGAAGCTGAGAATAAAATCTGGCATGCGCATCCGGTGTGGTTTCTCGATGGCAATCCTGTAGTGGGTTATAGCAAACTGAAAGGTGGTATTCGGCTGTTGTTCTGGAGTGGGCAGTCTTTTGATGAAGCTGAATTAAAGCCGGAAGGCAGTTTTAAAGCCGCTGAAAAACGTTACAACCACAGCAGTCAGATCAATACGGCTGATGTACAACGCTGGTTGGCAAAAGCCCGTGATATTCAGTGGGATTATAAAAACCTGGTGCGCCGTAAAGGCCAGCTGGAAAGGTTAAAGTAA
- the blaOXA gene encoding class D beta-lactamase: MACAQLCSAAEPIEQANWQATFTKFNAKGTLVVSDERVKPAKLLVFNPQRAAQRMSPASTFKIPHSLMALDAGVLKDEFQLFHWDGVERSFSGHNQDQNLRSAMRTSALWVYEIFAKQIGEKRAGEYLQKINYGNADPSTDKGAYWVDGKLAISAYEQVEFVKKLYLNQLPFAKEHQLLVKDMMINEAGKDWILRAKTGWEGRFGWWVGYVEWPTGPVFFALNIDTPDRMKDLYKREAIVREVLQSMQALPALAETN, from the coding sequence ATGGCTTGCGCCCAACTTTGTAGTGCTGCAGAGCCCATTGAACAAGCAAACTGGCAAGCGACTTTTACCAAGTTTAATGCCAAAGGCACGCTGGTGGTTTCTGATGAGCGGGTGAAACCTGCGAAACTGCTGGTGTTTAATCCACAACGTGCGGCACAGCGCATGTCTCCGGCTTCTACTTTTAAAATCCCTCATAGCTTGATGGCGTTGGATGCTGGTGTCTTAAAGGATGAATTTCAGCTGTTTCATTGGGATGGGGTCGAACGCAGTTTTTCCGGCCATAATCAGGATCAAAACTTACGTTCTGCTATGCGCACCTCAGCGCTTTGGGTTTATGAGATATTTGCCAAACAAATTGGTGAAAAACGCGCAGGGGAGTATCTGCAAAAAATCAACTATGGCAATGCTGATCCATCTACAGACAAAGGTGCCTATTGGGTCGATGGCAAACTGGCTATTTCAGCCTATGAGCAAGTAGAGTTTGTTAAAAAGCTTTACCTGAATCAGCTGCCTTTTGCTAAAGAGCATCAGTTGCTTGTGAAAGATATGATGATCAACGAAGCAGGCAAAGATTGGATCTTAAGAGCAAAAACCGGCTGGGAAGGGCGTTTTGGCTGGTGGGTTGGTTATGTCGAATGGCCGACAGGTCCGGTATTTTTTGCGCTGAATATAGATACACCAGATCGAATGAAGGATTTATATAAAAGAGAAGCCATAGTGCGCGAAGTTCTGCAGTCTATGCAGGCCTTACCAGCTTTAGCTGAAACAAACTAA
- a CDS encoding DUF4256 domain-containing protein, translated as MDTRHSELIQLLKKRFEKNKNRHVTLDWVTVQERLEAYPDKLTSLFEMEASGGEPDVVGVDEQSGEFIFFDCSAESPKGRRSLCYDREALDARKEHKPASSAVEMAAAMGIQLLNEDDYRYLQQFGSFDSKTSSWLATPGDIRALDGAIFGDYRYGRVFIYHNGAQSYYAVRGFRGSLRV; from the coding sequence ATGGACACACGACACTCAGAGCTGATCCAGCTATTAAAAAAACGCTTTGAAAAAAACAAAAATCGCCATGTTACGCTGGACTGGGTCACTGTGCAGGAGCGACTTGAAGCCTATCCGGATAAGCTCACATCGCTGTTCGAAATGGAAGCCTCAGGCGGCGAACCCGATGTAGTAGGGGTTGACGAGCAAAGTGGCGAATTTATCTTTTTTGATTGCTCAGCCGAAAGCCCAAAAGGCCGTCGCAGTTTGTGTTACGACCGTGAAGCACTGGATGCCAGAAAAGAACATAAGCCAGCCAGCAGTGCGGTAGAGATGGCTGCGGCTATGGGCATTCAGTTACTCAATGAAGACGACTACCGTTATCTGCAGCAATTTGGCTCTTTTGATAGCAAAACTTCCAGCTGGCTGGCAACACCAGGGGATATCCGCGCTTTGGATGGTGCCATCTTTGGCGACTATCGTTATGGCCGGGTATTTATCTACCATAATGGAGCTCAGTCTTATTATGCCGTCAGAGGTTTTCGCGGCTCACTAAGGGTTTGA